Within the Melopsittacus undulatus isolate bMelUnd1 chromosome 5, bMelUnd1.mat.Z, whole genome shotgun sequence genome, the region ATGACTCTGCTACAGGTACAGCACTGACTTCATTACGTTGTATGCCATAGAAAAGGTCACCACATACCCTATTGCCCAAGACAAACCTCTGCTGGGCTGGGGAAGAGGGATCAAATAGGCAAAAGTGTGAAGGATCCTACACGCAGTGAAGATCCTGAAGTGCAGCAAGGCTGAGGAAAGCTCAGGGCCACTAAGAGCATACAGCAGTCCAATACCAAAAAAAGGGACGATATTTTCCAGGTCATTCAGGTGGCATCtgggaaaagaagcaaagttgGTTTATACTGTTACATTTTGTTGAATAAACCACTTCAAGGctcattatttttcagcatcATCAGATCATGCTTTTGTTAAGGCTCTAACACAGCTGTTGGCTTCCTCTGCAGTGGAGACTTGATTCAGCTACTGAAATGTTTTTGGCATGTTTACCTGACATCACTCTGGGGTCTCTTACTGCACCCCACATTTTTAAGCTCCTGATCTTCTGTATAAAAGCTCTCTTACTTTTTCCCCAGGACCTTGGTAATATTAGGGGCTTACTTGAGGTATATAAGTGCATCTGGGTGTAAGAACACAAGGAAAGGCAGGGACAGATAGCTGCAATTTTCTCATAGTCCCTCTTAACTGAACCTCAATTAACAGGATAACTGTGACTGCAACTACTAGACTTCATTGCCCAGATGATTTATTCCAATCCCATAAACTCAGTTCGTAGTCTCtataaagaaaatactaaatatcCTATATATGAAATAATCTATCAGTTCTTCATGAAGTTAAATCATCTTGAGGAATGTTATTTTTGAGCATCTAACAGGTGTGACAGTTACGCTTCAGTTCATTTTCCTCACCAGTAGGCattaaaatagctgaaaaatgaTTGAAATTTTGAAACCATAATATAATTTACTACAAATATGTTGAGACTGAACTCCAGATCTTGAAGTATTTTTCACACTTTCTCCTAAACCTTCTCCACTCCCTTTACCTCTTTAGATAAATTATGCTTCCAGCCAAATTTACTGATTGAAACAATCTCTAAGCCTTACTAATTATGTCAAATTTTACAGCCAACTAGAATCAGAACATGGTGCTGTTTTGCAGCTGCATTCTGTACTCATCATTACAAGGAAGCATATCCTTCAGCtgttttactcttttttccccaaaaaagtAATGTCTTTTCTATAACCATAAACAGAACAAATTCCAGTCACTTATATAGAAAAGAAGCCATGCTAAATCTATGCAGCATTATCTGTTGCCATGAAACttgcaaaaaacaaaaaagtaaactTCCATTAAGAACCATTCTTGGGAAGAAAACATGGATGCTACAACACCAGAGAGCGATTAGAACCAAGCTGACTTACTAGGTCTGGAGAAGTCTAAACAACCCTGCAGAACAGCAACACAGGATTtaataatcatagaaacataaaccggcttgggttggaagggaccttaaaggtcatctggtaccaacccccccgccatgggcagggacaactttcactagagcaggttgctcaaagccctgtccaacctggcctggaatactttcagggatggagcagccacaaccTGTTAATGTGTCTCACCAcactcatagtgaagaatttttttccttacgtgtaatctaaatctccctctttcagcttaaagccatccccccttTTCTTGTCACTACATTCCTCTGTAGAAGTCCCTCCATATTTCTATCAACTAACAACTTCCTGAACCACtcagagggaaaaaggaaagttcAAAGCATCTTTACAGCCCACTGAGATTACACTCttctttctgtgattttattccAAAAGAGACATACAGGAATTACCAGCCTTCATGAAACCACAGTCATGTACATTTGAAGGATGAACTGTTCTTAAATCAGAGCTAACACTTATTTTCAAGATCTTCCCTAATGGTGGTTTAAATGAGAACAGTTCATTTACATTCAAGCTTttagtataaaaatatatatagcaaATAAACTGTGAGCTCCATTCACAAATAAAATATGGAAAGCATTCCTTGTTAGTAGCATCTTGAAAGTTATGATTTTGGTAGCAGAAAATTTTGTCTTcagctaaataaaattaaataagctGCAATATTTAGCCCACTGAAATACAGTTTACATTCTGCCACGAATCTTGCTAAAGAAAACACATACACGGCAGGTTGCACTCTGCCATACTATTAACGGCATTCTTCCAGAAGGCTAGTCAACTTTCCTGTACAATTGACACACTGTTGAGTAAGCTCAATTCAATCCGGCAAAGGGAACACAAGCTTTGACTCCCACTCTGTACCATTTGCCAGATTAACTGTCTCATTACAAGTCTGGAGTTCTATGATTTTAACATAGTTACTTCTCTTCATcgtattattttctttatacttGAGAAAAAGATGCAATATTGCAACTGGTGTTCAAATTACACAGATACCTCATTTACACTTCATGGATACTGTTTCATATTAAATCAACTTATGGTCATATTTTACAATCTTCTCATCACCTCCTCCATGCATACAAGATACCACCCAAGAGTTAGCTATTATAACTTGgtaaggagaggtgccatgcttgacctcatgctcaccaacaggggCTAGTGGAGAGTGTGATGCTCCAAGGCAGCCTTAGCTGCAGTGATCAGGAAATAGTGGAGCTTGAGATCCTCAGTGCAGTGAGAAGGGCAcgcagcaagctcactgccctggacttcaagggAGCAGACTCTGGCCTCTTCAGGAccctgcttagtaaggttccattggatatagccctagagggcaggggggcccaagacctgctccaagctcaggagcatTGTGTcccaacaagaagaaaatggggCAAGAAGGCCAGGAGGCCTCCATGGATgggtaaggagctgctgagaaaactgagaaagaaaaggaaaattgcagaaagtggaagcaaggacaggcagcctgggaagaatacaggcaTGTTGTGTGGGATCAGATCAGGAAAGCTATGGCCCAGTGCAGGTGGTGAGAACTGGAACAGGAAccggaacaggttgcccaaagaagtggtaaatgctccacccctggcagtcTCTAAGGCCAActtggacagaaccttgggtgacatggtctagtgcgaagagtccctgcccatggcagggggatttgaactagatgatcttaaggtcctttccaacccaaaccattttatgattgAATGATTAAAGACTTATTctttttagtattattattttgtttgactgtgtaactgttttttttcatttaaacaaatttaTGTATTAGATTACTACATAAACCAACACAGAGACATAGGCTTGCCAAAGAGAATGTGGTGAAATTTTAATTCCCTCATTTAGTACTATTctgctatttaaaatatgtttaagaCTCCTATGCATTACCTGCGTACACGATCAACATCTGGATGAGTCCGCAGGAATTTTTTAGCGTTTTCGCCTTTTCCAAATGATGCTGTATCTTCTGGGTTGTCAAAGGCCTATTTCAAATCCAAACACGGGAGACATTAGTAGCCAAAACGTTTCTTCCAGTCAAGGCAGCCTGCTGTAAAGGTCATTCTTTTTACTAATGTCTCTAGGACTTCACATAACTTACCTGAACCTAAATGCACGGGGAATAATATATTGTTCACTGCACTACTGTTTTCTTGAGGCTACCCTGTGCTTGTGTGCTGACAAATTAATGTAACGTAATTTATGCATGCAGATAAAACCTTCTTGTAAGATCAACAAGCACTGCAGATGACTGATACTCAGCCTGAAGTAATGGCAATGGGCTGAAGGAACCCAGGGACCTGTAAGGAAGAACTACTGTCTGTATTGCCTAAGTCTCTTTTTCACTATTCTTGACAAGTTACCTGAAAGCCTTTTTGGATCCCTTCCTTCTTCAGAAGTCGACACAGCAACAGGATCTGAGCAACTTACTCCCATCTTCATTTATGACCAAGTAagtttctccctttcctcttaGGTAGAAATTTTTCTATCTATATGACCTGTTACTACCTCCAAATACTGTAAGACACTACTTAAAAACACGATTTAATTTAGTTAGTTAGTAGATCTCTTCTTGCTGACACATGTAATAACACATGCATTCTGTGGACCATTCAGGGTATGCAAGTGTAGTCAAGAAAACTGTCTGATTTTCGGAGAGCTACATGATTGCTTTCTGAGGCAGCCTTGATGCCTTCCTGTGAAATATCCTTGGCCTCAAAATTCTTGAGACACATTAAAAGCATAAACATCAGCAACACTTTACCTTCCCTCACTCCACcatctgctttcctccttttgtgttaacattttaaagacttttaaTATTACATAGGAAATTACTTCAATAATTTGTCTGTAGTAACACTGTCTGTCATAAGAAAACCAAGTACTTCAAAATAAGGAAGGCCCTATTGGCACCTACATACATAGGGATCATAACACGGTTACAAATGTTAAACACAGGACATGACTGGATTTACATATAGGATTGGTACAGCCGATATGGTTGTGCAAGAGCAAAAGCAAGTAAGGTTGCAACACAGACATCTGGGTCCTATTCTGGATATAAAGCACAGGCTGTGTGCTCTACCATACCCAGTCTTCAGATGTTTCAAAGACCTAGAGAGCTATCAAAACCCAGTAGTAGCTCAAACAGTCTTAGGACTTCATTAACAACAGAACAGTTCATCTGGGTTCTCTTGTaccaagcaggaaaaaaaaaaatccaacaggAAAAGGACAAACGACAGGATTTACAATAAGATCCTTGAAGCACATGCTGTCTCACAAAACCACATCTCACAAGAAGAGCCATATCAGGCAAACTCGGGGCTCTTTCAGCCCAGGACCAAGTGTTTTCACTAGTGGCTATGAGCAGATGTCTGAAGACCAAGAACAGGGCAAACACAGCACAGTGCTTCCCATGAACACCCTCTCCAAAGCCAGATGCAATTATTCCATGCTTCTGCATTATTTAGTAAACCTCAGTGGACCTCTCATATACAGCCTACACATCAATCCACATACATTTTCAGCCTGCCTCACATTctagaaaaagaagtattttttctttcttttagatAATGACTTACCTGCAATGGGAAGGCTAAAACAACTAGAGAGTGTAAACAGCTTTAGAATTACTGGATGAAAGGGTTACAGATGCATAAAAATTCACTATATTCCCTCTTCTGAACCTACTAGCTGGTTATCCATGTAGCACGGCCTCATATCACGCTTTATTTACTTTATAAACTGGGTGCCCTGGACACCAGCTTTTCAGAAGACAGTGGAAATTACAGTGATGAAAaactcttattttaaaataacagaaatgttttataaagGCTGAATAAGCCAAATGCAACTGTAAAATACAGTCTCATAATTATACCATAATTAGGTTAAAGATGTAGCCCGTCTGAGATCAACAAAGCACCAGCACACCAAACTCAGAATATCATTGTTAGAGGGATGAGgaacaaagcacagcaccagTATGTGAAAGCTGAGCACTTATGATATTATTCCAGTACAAATTGATATTATTTCAGTACAAATTCAGTACAGCATTCCCAATTTCTTACCTTTCTCGTGAGTCTGAAGTATGATGTTGTAACACTCATTAGCATCATTTTCAGAACGACAATAGTTGCATAAGTAGCAAAAGCTTGGATGACTTCATTTTCAACAAACTGGGTCAATCTGGCCATTTCTCCACTTTTCATTGATGACCTTTTAAACAGAACATTAAAATCAGACTAACATCATAGCAATCCAAAGTTCTGACAAGATTGTCAGAACAGCCTTTTTTTAGCATCTCTGCAATAACAGCACAATTTTGTCACCATGACAAGTTTATtatcaaatgtattttcctcAGTTTATTTTCACAATGCCATGATATAATACTTTAAGATGAGAAATTATATTATTTAGCTCTCATTGTATCTGCTTATTAAACTGTCAAAATATAAACCAACGAAAGATTTAATGTAATTGCAGAAACAAAAGTTAGTCACAGAAATTAGTACTTTTGAAATAACACACCAATTTTAGACCAATTAACTTGAACCAGTGACTTTAACTAAGCAGTGACCAGGATAGAAAGAGTGTGATGACATACTATACATACTGTAGTGTTTAAAGAGGTAAATGATTATTGTATACCTTTTTTTGTAAAATTACACAATTATAATTGCACTTCAGAGTTCAAAATAACCAATACTCGTACCTAGTAATAGCTTGTGATCAAACCAAGTTTAACATGTGTTCTTCCCCTTTAAGaccttgcttttaaaaattgcttttagcATGATTCACGGGCAAAGATTAAGTTGTAATGACAAAAAAGAAGAGAACTATTTATGCTTTTATCATGGG harbors:
- the MGST1 gene encoding microsomal glutathione S-transferase 1; translated protein: MKSGEMARLTQFVENEVIQAFATYATIVVLKMMLMSVTTSYFRLTRKAFDNPEDTASFGKGENAKKFLRTHPDVDRVRRCHLNDLENIVPFFGIGLLYALSGPELSSALLHFRIFTACRILHTFAYLIPLPQPSRGLSWAIGYVVTFSMAYNVMKSVLYL